A region of the bacterium genome:
CCTTCATAACCATTTCTTGCAGGTATAACTTCAAAACCATTTTTTTCAAGAAGGAATGTAATAAGATAAAGATTCTGGTTATTATCCTCAATTACAAGAACTTTACTCATTTTTCTCCTTTTAAATTAACAGGTAACACTACATAAAATGTACTTCCTTTGCCCCATTCACTTTCTACCCAAATACTACCACCCAATCTGTCTATTAAAAGGTTACATATGTGTAAACCGAGCCCTGTTCCTTCATATTTACGTGCAGGTCCGGTATCAATCTGAGAAAACGGCTTGAATAGTTTATCCATATCATCTTTCTTGAATCCTATACCAGTATCTGCTACTTTTATAACTATTTCTCCATTCTCATTTTCAGAGACATCTATATGCACTGCTCCACGGTCAGTGAACTTAATAGCATTGTTTATCAGATTTATGAGGACTTGTTCTATTCGCCTGCGGTCACTGTTAATCATCCTTACATCAGGCGATATATAAAAGGTAAGTAACAACCTTTTCTTTTCAGCCATTGGTTTTAATGTTTCTATTACTTTTTTAACAGATTCTGTTATATCAAATACTTCTGGCTTAATATCAATCTGTCCTGCTTCTATTTTTGAGATATCTAAAACCTCATTTATTAGAGACAAAAGATGCTGTCCGCTGTTTTTAACCATCTGTAGTTGTTTTATCTGTTCTTCGTTTAAGGGTCCGGCTAATCCCTGTAGTAAAAGTCCTGTGAAACCAATAATGGAATTAAGAGGTGTTCTTAGTTCATGAGACATACTTGCAAGAAAAGCGGATTTAGCCATGTTTGCTGTCTCTGCTTCTTCCTTCGCTTTACGGAGGTCCTCTGTCAGTAGAGATAATTCCTTCGTCCGTTCTTCTACTTTCTGTTCCAGTTGTTCAGCATATTCTTTAAGTTTTTTATAAAGGGTAGCAATCTCCTCATTACTGTTTCTCAGTTCTCTGGTCTTTATTCTTACTTGCCTTCTGAGTGTCCATCCCCATACAAAACTCAGCAAAAGTATTCCTGCCATAACAATACCTATTTTTTTTATCCTGGCAGGTACTACTGAAATTACCTGTTCTGGTGTCCATCGTCTTACTGTCTGATAGTAAACCGAATCAGGGTCTTTCTTTAACTGTATAAGATGTCTGTCAATATCGCTAAGTATGGTAGGGGATGTATATTTTGAACCAGCGAAAAATAAAGGGTTTGGATGAAAAATAATGCCTGTTTCTTCAGCCCCATATTCTCTGGCGTGTCTGTATCCATAAAATCGGTTACAGACAAGGATATCTATTTCTTTTCGCTGTAGTGCTTCAAATACATCTTTATAACTGGGAAATGGTTTGAATATCAGATTCAATGAGATATCTTTGTTCAGTTGATTTAATACCTCTTCCTGTATAGAACCTTTAAGAACACCAACAGTTTTGTGTGAAATATCCTGTAATGAACGGATATTATTATTTTTTTGTGCATATACCTGAAACCAGTCAGTGAGTACTGGCTCTTTGTGGAATACAAATATCTGTGCTCTCTGGGGACTGTAACCCACATCAGGCATAAGGTCTATCTCGCCTTTTTTTAACCTTTCAAGCCCTTCATCCCATGTTCCTTTCACATATTCAATCCTCCAGCCCTCTTTTTTTGCAATCTCTTCAATAATATCAATAAAAATGCCTTCTGGTTTTCCTGATGGAGATATACC
Encoded here:
- a CDS encoding ATP-binding protein, whose product is MNKKNKDVWFFLNFFTNLIILTGICCFFCTSELLADTVIHIGVYENLPKVGISPSGKPEGIFIDIIEEIAKKEGWRIEYVKGTWDEGLERLKKGEIDLMPDVGYSPQRAQIFVFHKEPVLTDWFQVYAQKNNNIRSLQDISHKTVGVLKGSIQEEVLNQLNKDISLNLIFKPFPSYKDVFEALQRKEIDILVCNRFYGYRHAREYGAEETGIIFHPNPLFFAGSKYTSPTILSDIDRHLIQLKKDPDSVYYQTVRRWTPEQVISVVPARIKKIGIVMAGILLLSFVWGWTLRRQVRIKTRELRNSNEEIATLYKKLKEYAEQLEQKVEERTKELSLLTEDLRKAKEEAETANMAKSAFLASMSHELRTPLNSIIGFTGLLLQGLAGPLNEEQIKQLQMVKNSGQHLLSLINEVLDISKIEAGQIDIKPEVFDITESVKKVIETLKPMAEKKRLLLTFYISPDVRMINSDRRRIEQVLINLINNAIKFTDRGAVHIDVSENENGEIVIKVADTGIGFKKDDMDKLFKPFSQIDTGPARKYEGTGLGLHICNLLIDRLGGSIWVESEWGKGSTFYVVLPVNLKGEK